The genomic interval CCTCCGTGTGCAACTTCTTCAGCACACATGCATATCACCAGACAAGGTGAGTTTCTCTTTATCTGGAGTTTTGGGGATTATGAAACTAGATTTGGTCATTCAGGAGCAGCCACGATCTATGTGAAAACAAGGAATAATGAGCATGAGGAATCACACATGGAGGAAAACAGACAGCCCTTAAACCCAAATGTTGGTACCTAATTCCATCCTCTTGTATATCTTTTAGTACCTTAATAACTGGCTTGATTGGTACACAAGCCAATTCTGCTTCATATATACATCCAGAAGTCTCCACAGCTGAGTCTCTTTATGTTCCACATTGTTCTGTGTGCTGTACAACTATTTAGCTTTTCATACAATTAGTTCTGTCCCTGCGCATAGCCTCTTCAGTTAATCTGACAGCTTTCCTAACTAGTCCCAAGTTTTGGGTCTGTGGGCCAGAAGATGAGACAGAAAGCAAATCCTAAATACACCAATATTACCATGGAGCTACGTATGCTACTGTGCACAGTGTTCACCCCAGTGTGGGCAGGCTATGGTGGACAGAGCTGCAGGTGAGGTGATGAACCCCTAGTTTGTCCAGGAATTCAGCTGATTAAAGGATAATATGGCAAATGGACAAGTTGGAATTTGTCTTTCTGCACTCTGGATGCCCAGGATCTGCTAGCCTGGAAGCTCCTGCCTTCCTGACTTCTCCACCAAGCCTTCCTGAAGAAGTCTGAGTTTCCATGCTGTAGAACACTAAACCTTGACCTCCACAGAGCTTGTCCCTCCCAAGTTCTTCCCATTTACTTCAGTCTTTGAAAGAGTAGGGGAATTCACTGCATACATATTACCAACAGGTACTGAGGATACCCTCTAGagttttctgtggaaaatgcaaatgatggggggggcggggggggggaaagacaATCACACTAGATTTCATGTAAATAGTTTAATTATATTTCAATgcttaaaacacagaaacacttGAATTAAATTACATCATAATGCTTCTGCTAAATTGTACATATACTTCCAAGAACTGTGAAAGGAGGTGCTATTGAACTAAAAGAATACTCCAGTACAAGCCCAGCAAATACCCGTAATATTCTTTTAGTCTTATTACCTGTACTTCTTTAATCTAAGGGCAGTCATCACAGGACAAAGCCTACCATTACAGGAAGAATGGTTAAAGAGAATTCCTCTGTAGGTGTGTTTGTTAGACAAGATATATCTCAGTATTAACGTGGAACAAGGTGCATGTTTTAGCACCTGAGCTGCACTGCttggcagctgcctgtgcagCACATGGAATTGGGTAAAGAGCACAAAGTAGGCCGTTGGTTTGAGGAAACAGCTCAGCTTACACTTGCCTTTTATTGACTTTAAACCAACAAATGAAGTTCCAATCCTAAGAGTTCTAGGGGAAATGTTACGATTTAGGACAGCCATGCACCCCTGCTGCCGCTTGCatccctgtcctgctgcagagcgTGGGAGTGTGACAGGTAGCGATGCACCAGCTGCTGAAGGGAGAAGTCTGATGTCTGTGGCTGGCTGCCCTCAGTGCTTGGAGGAGATGGTaagtgtgcgtgtgtgtgtggtgATTTATTGGCTTCTCAGCTGGTCACACAGGCATAACCTCTGGGAAGACCCACAGATAGTGTCCAAATTCTAAGGAGTATTTGTACCCACGTACCTTCCTTCCAACAGTATCCCTGGAGTGCAAACACCAGCAGCAACCAGCAGCCTGGGAGTGCCTCCTACCAGATCTCCTGGGTATGGAGGAGGGACCGTTTTCCACAGGTGATGACACTCCTAGCCCTAATACAGTCCCAGAACTCCCtggttttaaaaagagagatactgaaaaattaaagcagctTAGCCCTGTAAAACTGCCATGAAGGAAGCTGTGCCAgtgaaggagggagggctggtAAGCAACTGTGCACTGCAGCGGTCAGTAGCACATGCCCAGGAAAGAGTCTGTATTTaataaacagaggaaaaaaacaaaatcacagtgaggaagaaaaaaaaacatttgggaGAACAAAAACTAACTGGCAGGTCCAAACTTGTAACAAAGCACTTAATACCTGAATTGCCATTCAGTGAAAGATCACCTTGCATAAAGCCTACCTTTAGATCTGTATTCAAATTTTTGCCTGCCCTGATTCCCTTTTGACTGGTGCTGTGGATGGGATATGATGACTAACAAATGCAcgtactgcagaaaaaaatcaggaggtGATCAGTGCGTGGCTGGGTACTGATGCTTGCAttgcaggctctgctgctggcctCAGCTGCCGTGCTGGCCTGCAGCACTCAGGGCTGGTGGCCATCAAAAGGCTCTGTGGAGGACAGCCCCCATGCCACGCTGCAGCATGCCAAGGTGGCCAGAGACCCCTTCAAgctctctccctcctgcagccctgaaGGACACACGGGCAGAGGGATGCTTCAGGGTTACAGGGAAACTCCTGGCTTACCTGTCTAGTCCCACCTTCTGCATTAGCAGGTAACATGAGCAGAGGCTAACACAAAGCTCCGTGTTTCCTTcagcaggaagaagagaaggctctgacTGCAGATCCTGGCAGGTAAGGCAGTACGAACCAGCTGTTCAGTCACCTCTGGGGGCAGACATGGGGCTGTTGTAATATTGAGCCAATACatgtttttccttatttaaaagcaaatatttcaaggcttgatctttttttctagATAACACTCTGCACTGTAGAAACTTCCCTGAGCCAAAGCAGGAGGGTGACGCATGGTACCGGAACCCCAGTTCTGCTGGACTCCTCTCTGAGGCCCAAGCACCATTATCCCTAGCTCAGCGGCAGGGAGTCACATAGCCAGAGATTGACACCCCCTGCCTCTAGCTGTGTGAATTCCCCTCTGTCTGTACAGCAGCCCTAATTTGAGATATTCAGCCACTTCCTCAGTTAAGATGTAATCAGCCAAATGGTCACgatttcactttttaaagcCAGTGAATTCCCCATGCTTCAACATTACCCCGGGCACACATCTATCAGCAGCCCACATGCCACAAGGGGGATAAGCCCATAGTATGTGTTCTCCTTGGCATGCCCGAGATTACTGCTCAGCTAGAGGAGTCAGCTCTCCTTGCTCAAAGGGGCTTTGCCACCAGTCCCCCCTCCAGGATCTGCCAAAGTCTGTGGTCACTGTAGGGAGAGGCTCATTCATCGCTCTCCTTGGGGTCTGGTGGCACAAAGCCAATGGGGAAGCTCTCTGAAACATGcatctctcctccttccctgacccaGAGAGCATGCACATGTGCTCTGACAAGTTAATCTACAACAAAGCAGGCACTGTTCCTAAGCACGCAGCTTGGTAGATGGTATCACTCAGCACCAGCCCAGAAACTGGAGCTCAGGACCTTTTAGTGGTAACAGACGCACCAAAAAATCACCACTGCCATCACAAAGGGTTTGCTTCCCAAAGTGACGAGAGTTCCCAGTGCTTGTGCCCATTTGTAACACAAACCAACGGGGTGACCAGCTGGGCTCAGTGGATCGGCCATGCTTGCGGGAAGTCACTGGTTTGTTGGCTTCATCCTCCCCAGTCTCAGCATGATCCCAGAGCAGGGGCAGGTATTGTTCATGCATTGATGGCATTGGCAACGTCTGTGAACACAAGACGGCTGGGTCTCTGGAGGGCTCCTTGACTTGTCAGCAGGATCTGCATTGAAGCAGTGAAAGATGAGACCCAGCAAGTCTGCCTTTGCTCAGGTGTGTGTGCTTGGGCACAGACTGCACAGTATTGTAACTAGACTCCACTCCTCACTAAGGGGAGGCTGGCTGACTAACCTGGCATTAACAAGGCTgtgacagaaaaaatacaacagGCCAGAGAGCAAGTCAGCACATCCGTGCCAGTTTAAAATCCCCACATCATTGGATTACTGGGTCTTACTATTTATATATACAAGGCAGCATAAAAAGACTTGAAACATCAAGAAGGCCTGGAAACATGCCATAGACTGAACTTTGGCTGTTGTTTTAGACTCTCCCTCTCTTATGTTAAGGCTTTAAACTTGCATGCTTACCAAGCAGAGGTATCTGTGTATTAGCAAGCTCTGGAGAGATCTGAGGTATCCTGCTGGCCAGTCCCTATATAGGAAGGATCTACTTTTACTGTGCTAAGTTTAACTCTGGCCTTGTCATTTCCCCACTTTATTACCTGAAGGGAAGTCCTCTATGTGCACTAATAGAGGGATCTGATGTTTTCCCAGCATGTACTATGCAGAGGCAAAGATGCTTTGCTTTTATACAACAGTATTTCTTGCGTTCCCAAACCAGTGTATGAAGTATGTTGATTATCTTTCATATTCCAACACACACATCTCCTTTGTGTTCTTTAGCAGGTTGGGAAGCATGGCTcagtgtaaatattttataattacaGTTGTATTTATTatctcctctttccctttctgcccACATCAAGCTTGCTACAGATTATCTGAAGGTGTAAAGTAGGTGGAAACTGAGAATTCTTTGGGAGAACTCCTGCTCCTGGAACTGGAAAAGCAAGGGAAGACACGGGCAAcacagagcagctggagagTAATTCAAGAAAGGAGAGATGCCTACTCTAAGGGGAGGCTGCATCACTGGCTAAAAGACATACCTGTTCCAACCATCCCTGGCGGCTCTGTCTTTCAGAAAGGCTTTTGGTGTGGTGGTGGTgacaaaggaaacagaaaacactgtgaAACTGGCTGCAAATGATGGTGAGAAGCCCTTCTTCCCTATTTCTCCTACCTCTTGGTACACTAGGGAAGGAGATAGCCTCTTGTCAAAGACCCATCTGGACTATTAACCAAAAGCAACTGGCCAAGCTATCAAGCTCTTTCCTAACTCATAAATGTAGTAAGTCAATGGTCTCTGAGGACCTTATCATTTCTCAGCATGCTGCATGCCTCTGAACACTCAGAGTGGtcaaagcaaagctttcttcccctctccccaaatTCAAATGGAGAACTcgcctcccttttctctttctgagcTGTGCCTGCTCTGTGCTCAGCAAGGTTGGCCTGGAGGTGCTGACAAGACCAGATGTGCGATGCCACAACAATGTGCAGGCTTTCTGCCCGTGTTCTTCAGGGCTTGCAGCACAGTTAACTGTTATGATTACAGGCTTTCCCTCAGCAAGACCTTGTTCCACACTTGCATCCTTAGGCAATGCAAGGATACCTTAAAATTGGgtagaaattatttgcttttcaggGCCAGGGAAAAGGAGCCTCAGTGCTTTGCTGGCATTGAAGCCCCGTCTCACAGAGAATGGCATTCATCCTGCTGCTCCCTTGTGGTGCCCTGGGTGGTAAACTGTAGTAAACTCACCCTTAATTACTGAAGTtgccctttcctctctcctagTTGAGTAGAGCCAGCACTGTACCTCCACAGGCTCTTTGTCCTAGCTGCCTGACTCTTCAGTCCATCCTAAGCACTCAAAAATGCTCAAGCCCCCTATCGCCAGGGCTGGCAGCGATGGGGGAAATTCTTCTGAGGTCTTACATGGTTTCCTTACCCTACAACCCTACAAAAACTCTTTGACTCTGTAACAAAATCAGTGCAGGTACCGGTGGTTTTAATAACAGTCTCGCTGGCCCCTGCTGCCTACCTTGCTCTGCGATGCCTGGGAAGATGCTGCATCTCGCCCATgttccagcagctcctgctccagctcaTCCTGTTCCTCAGTGGGATCAAAGTTGTACATGGGCATGAGTTGGTGCCGTAGCTTCTCCAGCCTGCCcatgggagggaagggaaagggttAGTTGAGAAGGACAGATGCTCAGGCTGccttccccaccccactgcTGAATCCTTCTGCAGGCTGTTTCTCCTGCTGCACAGGGATTCTGCTCTTGTTGCTCTTGCTAGATAAGGGTCATGTCCTGTCCTGCAGGGATGAGGATAAGAACCTAGTACACACAGCTGGCAGGAGTGGAAAATACTTAAGAGTGCAGTTACAGGGATTAATTGCCATCACTAATCTATGTTGGCAGGCATTACGCACAGAGGAATCGGACAGGGATTTAAGTTCCTGCAGACCTTAAAAGATCAAGCTTTATGTGGTGGGACAAAAGAGATGGTGAAACATGCTGGCTAGGCACTTTTCCCCTGTCCCTCTGCCCACAACAGCCAGTCCTGCGATGTCACGCTATGTCTGCCAGCAGAAGTCCACTTTTAGCTCTAGTAGCCTAAAAGTAGTACTTTAAGGGTTGaagtacataaaaataaatagaaaataataaacaataaatagaaaataggAAAGAGAGAGATTCTCACAGGATGCTGATGCCTGTGGACAGACTGTTCTTACGCTTGTATTGTTGCTCTAAGTGACAGAGCTATGACATATTACCCCAAGGGGTCTCCCTAAGGCACATACTGGGTACCTCAGAGATGGAGGATGGATGGGTGGGCATCCATCAGAAAACACTGAGCCTTGCCTTAGGCTGTAGCTgagttttggggggtgggagagggaaacACACAAGCAGTTACTGGCAGTGTCACCACAAATATCTGTTCTGGCAAGTGTTAGGATGACGCATTCACCCCCTGCTTCTATATGGGTTTGCCAACACAACCATTATCTCCAGCAGCACAATGTTCACAGGCCAAGCATTAGCTGCTCCTGTAGCAGTACCCAGATCTGGGCTTCAGGGTCTGGCTTGGAAATTTTACAGTGGGCAGCAACACTTTTTGAAAGTCCATGGCCAGGCCAGGCCTGCCACAAGAAGtcaggcagggagggggcacCACATCTAATGGATCTTCACCAGTGTCTCTGCTGTCAGAGATGGAAGAATCAAGATGTGTGTCTCCCTGCATGCTGCTCTCCTCTCTACTTTCAGCCAGAAGCTTAACAAGGAAATTAAGACACGTAAGTCTTGGGCTAGAAAGCTGTATCTCTGCACTACGCTGCTGCCAGTTGCTGTGACTGCAGCTAAAGAGGCCGTCAGCCTTGCAAAGCCAGCGTCATTGGCCCAGGCTGTTGAAAAACATAGGGATCTGGGAATGGCTGAAATGTGAGATCCACGCCTCTCATGACAGAGTTCCCAGCTTCTTTATACACTCATAACACTTTCCTCTGTTTTAGTGCATCTCATAGACAAAGCACGAAGAGTTTGCAGGATCCCTAACCTCCTCCTGCTCAAccatgttttcatttccaaagctgCGGAGGAGTCTTTGAAGCTCTGGTGTTAGAAGGTGGGCCAGTACCAGGAGTGCAGCATCCCTACCCCTGCCTCATTCACACGCAGCTGATTCCCCATAGGCTTGTTCTCAGGCAGCCATCCCTTACATtctccccatgtccctgtcTCCTTCCAAGCTCTCTCTGGATTTTGAAGCACTGAGTTCCCTTCAGCCAACAACAGATGTTACTtacctcttcctcttcctgatATACAGAacctgaaggagaaagaaaaccgTCATTACTACAGTCCCAGTAGGATGGGAAACAGCCGAGAAGAGAAATTTTGGGCACAGGGCACACAGAAAGGAGGTGTAGCAAGTCTGGTGTCAATGCGCACCaaagcagggggaagggagaagtgACAACCgaaaatgaaatttcatatGTATCAGTGTAAGCTTGGCAGCATATCATGTCTGACACTAAGTGCTCGAGTGGCCTGTTATTAGGTGTGTTAGTAGTAGTAAGAGTATTAGGTGTATTACTATTAGGTGTAGCTCAGCACATTTCTGGTGGCTGCAGGACATACGTTGCAATTTAAGAGTGGATGAAAAACCTTCCCTTTGTGGTTTTCATCTGTAGATTTCCTAAAGCATAGAAGTGCTGTTACCCCCTCCCCAgtaaaaagggaagaagcaaAGAGGGCATGCTCTGTGACTTGCCTCGTGTCAGCCTGTAAGAGTGGCTGCGCTGGGAAGAAAGTGAGGCTTGTGGCCTCCAGAGCCTTGTTCTGAGAACTACGAACGCTGGATGTTGCTCTTGGGAACTTACGACCGTTTCCAGGATAATGTTTCCAGGTTCTCCTAGGGGCTTTTGGAAAAACTCCTCCTTGGGCCTGCAATGAAATTTTGCAGTAGTCCCTTTCTGTAGGCTCCTCTGATGGTTGTATTAGTGAAGCTCTTCCTCATATGAGGAATGGGAGCTTGCTGCTACCTTCTGTTCTCTGTTGGCAGGTAAACGATCTggttatatataaaaagaactGCAGCACTTGCATTGCCCGTGTCAGGCCCAGAACTATAGTTTCTGAAAGCTTCTGCCTACAGCATTAATGGCAAGGTTAGTTACACAGCAAATCCTCAAGGACTTTGGTGATACCCAGCAAGTAGAACCTTGGAAATGCAGTCCAGAATGAGTCCAGCTAAAATGGATTCAGGCCGCTTTAATTCAAAAAGGCATGTCCACAGGGGAGATTAATGTGGTTTCAACAGTCTGGTTTAAAAGTTAATTTGGATGAACTTTCTTGCAGCGCCTGTGTTGACAAGGTTTAAATCAATGTAGCTGTTCCAGTTAGCAAGTCAGAACAGAATCTGCTTTGTGTTCTTTTAACTGAACTTCCTattgctgttaaaaataaatactgataCTACATATGGCCTTCTCTAAGCCTGCTGAGCATCCCATTCAGACTAGACCTCAGGGAGACTGCAGAAATATTGGAGCACTGGATAAAGGccttaaaaagaaagggatctGAGGAACTATCAGTTCCCAGCAGTTCTGGGTGAGCTTTAGTAGAAggcaaataaattattcaacCCAAATCAGTCCTAGAGCCCCTTTGCCACCCTCCACCCTCAACAGACAGAGAAATATTTAGCAGGGGCCTCTTACCATAGCTACAGCCAACCCAATCACAGTAATGATCCCAAAGGACAGCAGCATTGTGCTCATGCCGGGTCCAGTGTTGGCCACATCTGGGATTTTGGTGCTGTTGAAACTGGTAGTCTCAGGACTTATGGTAGCTGTTTCTGGTACAGTCACATCCAGAGTTGTCCCTGGGTCTGGCTTGGCCGTGGTGGTGGTGCTGTGATACAAGTCATGCACAGAGGGTGAGCTGTAACTCATCCTGCCAGCTCTTGGTAGCTCCTTTTATCAAGCCGTTGTCCTCACCCATCAGCTACAGAAGCGGAGAGCTGCCCTTCGTATCAAAGACCCTCATGTGAGACCTGTCCTGTAGGATCATTGCtgactgtttttcttcatagGAACCACACTGTTTTCTGCCTACGAAAGAATGAGAACAAATGAACAGTGCAGAGCTCTTAGAGACAGGCATCAACTTTTCCAAAGTTTCCTAATTCACTAGTACAATTTTTGAGAGCAGCTCACAGGTGCCCTCAAAATagcaaaaagatttttcaggGGTACTGAGGGCCCCTAAAGTCATGCCTAATTGACTTCCAGTCCGTGATACGCTCTCCCCTCACTGCTTCAGCTCTGCCTCCTTGCAGGCACTTGGCAGATCTATGTGAGGACAACCTCAGGACCCCTGTCTTTGGtctgctccaggctgagccAGGTGGCCTCTATCCGCCTTGGGAGATGATACAgcattttcctgcttctgtctCTCGCTTTTAATTTTTGGAAAGTTACATGGATCCCCTTAAGTTTATCAGTGGGAACACATTCAATAAAATGGCACTCAGCTGTGAGACATCCACATCTCGGGATCCTTTATATTGAACCCAAAGTAGGACTTCCCTGTTGTGGTAGTCACTGGTGACTGGTAAATCACTGTAGTATCCATCACCCCACTGTCCCTCATCCCATGTGCTCTGGAAAGGCAGCTTCCTTAAAGCAGTGGCACCAGTTGCACCAGTCCCCCATCTGCTACTAAAGACAGTATTTCTCAAGTCCCACATGAAAGCACCCACACGAGCTTAGTCATGCACTGCTAATTatcaatattaattttaaaatg from Haliaeetus albicilla chromosome 24, bHalAlb1.1, whole genome shotgun sequence carries:
- the C24H3orf18 gene encoding LOW QUALITY PROTEIN: uncharacterized protein C3orf18 homolog (The sequence of the model RefSeq protein was modified relative to this genomic sequence to represent the inferred CDS: deleted 1 base in 1 codon) encodes the protein MGEDNGLIKGATKSGRMSYSSPSVHDLYHSTTTTAKPDPGTTLDVTVPETATISPETTSFNSTKIPDVANTGPGMSTMLLSFGIITVIGLAVAMVLYIRKRKRLEKLRHQLMPMYNFDPTEEQDELEQELLEHGRDAASSQASQSKTLPMPSMHEQYLPLLWDHAETGEDEANKPVTSRKHGRSTEPSWSPRWFVLQMGTSTGNSRHFGKQTLCDGSGDFLVRLLPLKGPELQFLGWC